TCGACGTTTCCCAGACGAGGTGAATCATGCAGGTACCTTTAGAACTTACTTTCAGAGACGTGGAACGTTCTGACCAGGTAGAAGCGGTCGTGCGTGAACGTGTCGATAAATTGGGTCGTTATTTTCCGCATATCATAGCGTGTCGTGTCGCGCTGGAAGTGCCTAACCGGACCCCGCAATACGATGTCCGTAACCATCGGGTGAGCATCGAAGTCAGTGTTCCGGGCGAAGAGTTGGTCGTGTCGCGTGAGCCGAACGAGCACGCAAATTTCAGCGATATTTATGTGACGATTCGTGACGCATTCGATGCGGCTGAACGGCAGTTGCGGGGCTATTCCGACCGTCTGCGAGAGACGCGAAAGCCACGTGAGGAAATGCCGTATGCCGTCATCAATAAGATGTTCCCGGATGAGGGCTATGGCTTTTTAACGACGCCGGACGGGCGTGAAATCTATTTTCACCAGAATAGTGTATCTAAACCGGGCTTCTCCAAACTCAACGTGGGAGATGCCGTTCGCTTTGTTGAAACACTTGGGGATGCCGGGCCGCAGGCAAGTCTGGTCGAGGGTTTGGGGCGTGATGGCACGCATATCTATCCGCCCGAGCCGGGGTCGCCCTGAAGCAGTTCAGTGATGCAGACGTCTGTACAGGTATTCCCCGGGCTGGGACGCCGGGCGGGGTCTTTTGCCTCGCTCTAGCGATGTGTGGTCAGCGAGCCTTGCGATAGGCTATAGACAAACTGCGTGGACCCCTGCCAGGGGCGCGCGCAAAGCATGGGCACGGGAAAGGCGCTAAGTGCACCGTCCCGACGAGGGGCGGTCGAAGTGTAAGCAAAAACTTACGCGACAATGCCCATGCGACCGCATGACATAATGGGTTGAATCGCTATAATTCGCCCCTGACAACAATAGAAATAAACTCATGAAATAACGTATTTCCTGTATTTCAGCGTGAGACCCAATAATGGCTATCCGCACGGCCAAGTACTGAAACCGGGGTCGAAGCGCGATTATTCCAACCTGGACTCTACGTGCCCCACAGGCGGTGCCGTTGTGCCGTGCCGGGCTGCTGCGTGACTGTTGGGAAGTGGTTTGTCGCGTCTCATGGGCGCATGCACCAGACGTTGGGAATGCGTGCAGGCAAGCGGGGGTGGTTCGGCATCGGTTGATGCAGTGCCTAGCTCAAGATCGCAGACCAGGTGTTCGCACAAGATGCCGCCCCTGCGAGAACCAGAATTCAAACGAATAAGAGGATTGTTCTAAATGAATAGTATGGGTCGTCTGAGATTGGCCGGAATCTGCATGCTGGCGCCGCTGACGCTGGCCGGTGTCAGTTCCTCGGTGTCGGCAGCCGCGGTCGATCTTTCGCTCTGGTCTGCCGAGTCATATCCGGCCGTTAGTGGTTTCGGTGCAGGCATCTGGACCGTCAACGCGACCAATGACAGCGTCACTCAATCCGTGAATGGACAGCCGACCGTCTTCTATAGTGACTTTCCTGCGTTCGGTACTGCGGTCGAGGGAACGATTCGTGTCGCGAACAGCGGCGGTGACGATGACTACATCGGTTTTGTACTCGGTTTCCAACCGTACGATTCGACCAATCCGGCGGCGGACTACCTGTTGGTGGACTGGAAACGCGCCCCACAGTCATACAATTTCGGCACCCCGTCGGCCTCACCCGGCGGCAACGCACCTGCGGGGCTCGCGGTATCCCGCGTGTTCGGTATCCCGGATGCCGATGAGTTCTGGCAGCATACCAATCTCTCTGGAACGCCGGAAACATCCGGCCTCCAGGAGCTCGCCCGCGGCGCAACCCTGGGCAGTACCCGTTGGGAGTTCAATCGCGACTACGTCTTCACCTTCGATTTCGGGCCTCACGACCTGCAGATCTATGTCGATGACGTGCTGCAGTTCGATCTCGCGGGTGACTTCAGCAACGGCAGGCTGGGTTTCTATAACTTCTCCCAGGCCCAGGTGATCTATTCCGCCTTCACGGTGGAAGAGGGTAGTTTCACCGTCGTACCGATACCTGCGGCGGCATGGCTGCTCGGCAGCGGTTTGATGGGTCTCCTGACAGTCGCCAGAAGAAAAACGCTTTGATTGCCGGCACGATCTCCAGGTGCAACGCGACCAGGATGATGGCACTATCACCGAACTGCGATTGATGTTCACGTAATCACATGATGCTGCGTAGCCCGGAGGGGGCGCAGCGTACCCCGGGAAAACGGTGATCTTGTCCCGGATGCCGGCCTTACGGTCTGCATCCGGGCCACGGGTACTCCGTCAGGCACATGCAACGCTCGGTAACAGCATGGATATCGTGACCCAGGGCCTGCTCGGAGCGGTCGC
The sequence above is a segment of the Gammaproteobacteria bacterium genome. Coding sequences within it:
- a CDS encoding HPF/RaiA family ribosome-associated protein, with the protein product MQVPLELTFRDVERSDQVEAVVRERVDKLGRYFPHIIACRVALEVPNRTPQYDVRNHRVSIEVSVPGEELVVSREPNEHANFSDIYVTIRDAFDAAERQLRGYSDRLRETRKPREEMPYAVINKMFPDEGYGFLTTPDGREIYFHQNSVSKPGFSKLNVGDAVRFVETLGDAGPQASLVEGLGRDGTHIYPPEPGSP
- a CDS encoding VPLPA-CTERM sorting domain-containing protein, encoding MLAPLTLAGVSSSVSAAAVDLSLWSAESYPAVSGFGAGIWTVNATNDSVTQSVNGQPTVFYSDFPAFGTAVEGTIRVANSGGDDDYIGFVLGFQPYDSTNPAADYLLVDWKRAPQSYNFGTPSASPGGNAPAGLAVSRVFGIPDADEFWQHTNLSGTPETSGLQELARGATLGSTRWEFNRDYVFTFDFGPHDLQIYVDDVLQFDLAGDFSNGRLGFYNFSQAQVIYSAFTVEEGSFTVVPIPAAAWLLGSGLMGLLTVARRKTL